A region of the Electrophorus electricus isolate fEleEle1 chromosome 7, fEleEle1.pri, whole genome shotgun sequence genome:
CTAAATCTTGCAAATTCTTAGTCTTCAGGTAAATGACCAAATGTAGCTTGTGTTGtcatagataaaaataaatacaaaaatggaGATGTGAGTTTTGAGCAATCtttattccatttaaaaaacattaggAAAAGTTCATCTATGGGGATAAAAGAATATTTATGACTCTATGGAGCCATAGGTGTTTTGCAGGTAGTCAATGATTGCAGATGTACTTGATAAACTGTTGAATATTTTCCTCTCTGGCTGGGAAGTGATGCGCTCCAGCATGTAGATTAAGTGATGGTGGAAGCAGGCGAAAGGAGTGCCATGTTGTAAGGCTATGTCCACCCAATCCCACAAGCACTGCAATGGTGTGGACTCAAATCCTGCAAACAGCGCTGGATTGGCTAGCAGCCCCCGGGCAGACATCACACCTATCAAAGGTTAGGGAGAGCCTTAGCAActatgtacataaatatatttttaacattttttttatccatacaaattaatttattgtctTATAAGTTACTCTTGCTACTGTGGCAAACTTCTCAGCTGCCCAAAATAACCTGTCCAAAATATTCACTGGTTCCTGATGCCCTTAGACAAAGTATGTCTGTTCatctaaccgtaaccctaaccctgttgatctaactctaaccctaaccttcctTATCATCTGGCAGATGCTGCATTACAGAATCTATCCTTTAGGGATCAAAGACTTTGGACATCATGTTTCttatggcttttatttttctgctttgaaaaaaaattcttgAACCATGCCATGCTATTGAGCCTGATTGGATTAAAGGTGATGCAACTGCACAAATTTAGCTTCTGGTTAACAAAAAGCTCTCAAGAACAGTTTAGTTCCACCCACTTAAATTTTGAGATAATTTCCATGTTTTGCAAAAATGTCCTAAACTGTTCACGCAGCCTGCATAAATCTGATCACCAAGAGTCCAAACTTTGATAATTTATCAAAAACGTGTTGCAATTACTATATGTAATGCATAAAAATCTTAGGCACTCCTGTCATTTTGTCACAAGTGCATCAGGGAGTGCTGTAACATGAAAATAACCCATGAACTCAGTCACTGAATGTCTGAAGAAAGTGAAAATTTTAGAGACTGCTTTTGATGGCCTGCCACGGGATCTATAATGGTCATATTAtcattatattaacattattaatataatgaTGTTATATTCATATTACCATTAATATAACATGGTTATATTAGCATTACCATTTAGCATAGCCTTTATTGGAGCGCCTAAGTAACACCCATTCATTTCCACCATAATAGATTCTTCAGATTTGCATGTGAAAAttatttgactttgattttgtCTCAAAATAACCCTGAGTCTTCTAATGACTTGAGGCAACCTACCAGTTTTTGAGCACTTTTGCCTACTGATGAttcaaaacaagcaataaacaGTTCACTAGTTGTCGAGTTGAAAATTAGGATGCTGCATATGTGCCAGTCCAAAACTGCTGCTGACCCCAACAAACTGACCCCTGCAGTCTTTAGAGTTTTTCCACATCATTTTGCTGAAAacaggtttttattatttaatgagTAAATGGATGAAGGACACATACCATCTACCCCTGTCAGCTCATGCATGGACTCCATGTCTTGGAGGTTCCTGATATCACCATTGGCAATAACTGGGATGGTGAGGCTGTCCTTTATGGTCCTGATTGCATCATGATGCACTGGTTGATGCCGCTCATCAGGTGTCCGTCCATGGACAGTGATCCAGGACACACCTGCTGCTTCTGCCTTCTGACAAAGGTCCACAGTTTTCCTCACATCCCTATGAACTCTGCAGACAAATATCAAATGAAAACTTAAGCAAGCAATAATCAgaatctaaataaataagtaatgtatgtatgttctGTACATCCATACCTTATTTTAATGGACACTGCATAGTTGGGATTGTCAACCTGAATCCTGACCTGTCTTACCATATCTTTTACAAGTTGTGGTTTATTAATCAAACATGCTCCATACCCCTCTGCCATGGCCCatctgaaatgacaaaaaataacaGCATAACAACAAGAGAAAAGtgcagtaaaataaacaaacttcaAACTGTAACCGATTTTacttgtgtgtactgtatattaacATAGGAATACCTTTGGGGACAGCCACAGTTCAGGTCTACGCCATCGGAAAAGGGGGCGACCACGCAAGCAGCCTTAGCCAGGGTTAGGGCATCCCTTGCAGCAAACTGGATGATCAAAGGTCGGTCACCTGGTTTGGATGAACGATAAACTCGAACCATAAAAATGTAGCATTTttgcaaaactgaaaaatgtcaaTATTCATTTAGACATACCGTTGTTAGTGGTCAGTTCGCTGTCTCTGGCTTTTCCCGAGCGCAAGAAATCATCCGCAACTATCATAGGAGTGAAACAGATGTCACAGTCATACTTCCGCACCAGGGATCTGAACGCCAGTCTGAcgaccaaaacaaaacagagcaaaaCGACCAGTGTCGGTACAAGCATACTCAATCACTCAGAAAAATTAGACAAATCCATTTCTCAACTTACTTTGAATAGCGAACCATTGGGGCACAAACTCTAACAATTTTGCCAGTCTCGAACAAATCCATGAGCCAAGCAGTACACTTGCTTATTATATCATAGTAACGGATCTCAATAAGTAAATCGTTTTCATGATTACTAGTTTAAGTTAGTTTCGTAATAAGAATACAAATCACTGGAGAATAATTTTGCCACTGCATCAGGCTTATCTGAAACCAGGagcttgcttgctagctagctagctaacacatTAGCTGTGAttacacagtaaaaacattcatagttaataaaatatttcaggcTTTTTATATTCCATGTTTGTGCTCTGTAAATTCGAGTATTCATTAGCTACGTTGCATTATGTCAAGTTCTGAGAGAACAAGCGTATAAAACATCAACAGTAACTTCACTACTTTAACAATACAATGCACATTCGCTACCGGGAGTTATagtattcaaaataaaagtctcaaGATGTAAATGCGGTACTTTAAAAATCTATTGAAAAAATAGACATTGATATGAAACAGAATAGTTTATTATagaatattaaataatttattatccATTGTAAATGGAGACTTAATAGGGTTAGGATTCTTTGCTTGTGGAAACTTGCAGCTTTCTCATTGATGTACGTGGGAATAATTATTTCGCTTATCTGCACGAACGGGAAATGAACACCGTTACGAAACCCATGTGACACTTCCCTCAGGCAGCCTGAGCCGATTTATGAGGACACTTCCTGTTCATCAAAAAAGTACTGCCGTCGCGCGAGTGAGTTAGCGATGACTCTGAGTACCGAGTGCTAATTGGTTGGTGAGCTGACACTACTGCGTGCTGATTGGTTGGTGAGCTAACGCAGGAGTAGCAGAAATGCAAGCGTCCTACTGCCAAAAATAGCTTGCTGTTGAAAAAGAAACAGGTAATTTTCCTTTGCTATTTTGGTGTAATGCATACTTctactttccaaaattaaagGGTGATCCTGACCAAGTGGTAAGAAACTATTTCTATTTTTCGTTGTTACCTGTTTATCTCCATTCACCCCATTGATTTTGCGGGTGCCTCTAGCGGCACAGACTGGTAACTGTCCTCCACACATTCAGCTCGCTGTTTATACGTCGCAACATTTATTCGTCATGACTGATGTGGCAGCAATGGAGGCCAGAGGAGACGAGTCAACCAGGAATTCACTTTTAACAGATGGTAACTTAAGTCgtagatgttttctttgttattttatattaatgacTGCAAACACGTATTTTGTGTATATTAGTCTTTGTATTCTTCAGTTGTTGcggtttttcatttttcatactgACTGGTATTTGTGTTGGGTCTGTGATGGGTATAGACTGCAGCAGGCTTTGAACAAGTATGGATTTTATGTCGTTTTATTTCACACAGAATGTTACGCGGATTTCGTTAATGAAGAGTTCGATGCGAAAGCATACACTGCGCATGCCATACACCATGCAGTCATCGCTGAACACCTCGCCAAACTCGCCCAAGGCATTAGTCAGCTGGATAGAGAACTCCACTGTCAGGTGAGCTTCGCCCGTCCGATGGAAACAGTGTTGTAAAAGAagaatgcttttattttcatatattaaagGTTAGCGTATATATTGCCCAACACAATATTTATGTTGTACAGGTCGTGGCTACACACGAAGACCTGCTAGCTCAGGCAACAGGGATTGAATCTCTTGAAGGTAATCTTGTTCATGCCTGTTTGTCTACCTGGTAAGATGTTTAGGTAACATATGAAATTGAGAGGTTtaaattgtgtatttattttctctgattGTAAATCTGAAAACAAAGGtctataggtttttttttttttttttttagattttcccTGTCAGGTTATCCCTGTTTTCACTGTTCCCTGTCAGGTTATCCCATCCATGTTTCATGTGATTGAGGTTTAAAGACTGTGCAGGCtaggttaataataataataataataataataataatattattattattattattattattattattattattattattattccccTCCATGGTTCTTGCACAAATCTGAGATGtcattatttgattaaaattgaAAACTAGCTAACTTAATCCTGATAGACTCGCTTGTGTAGGAATTATGTCGTATACATGCTAGTTAAATTAGCATTATGACTACCCATCCTCTTCTTCAGTCTTCCATACTTTCtgtttaaagaaatatttaattctaTGACCAATGTCTGATTTAGTGAGTAGGGCTTTGGGCTCTCAATCAGAAAGTTGTTGGTTTGAATCCCTGCTCTGCCatgcagccactgttgggcctttaagcaaggtccttaaccctctcAGCTCCAGGGGCGCCATATAATTGCTGGTCTTCAGCTCGAACCCCAGCTTCCTTAAGGGCCACTCTCAACAGCCCAGCAGTGGCTGCATGGCAGAGCTGGTATTTGtggaaataaacatttcattgtactgtgcatatgtatatatgactATTATATAAGGCCTTCTATCGGACTGGTATTCATATTTCCCATTTAAACATATTGTAGCCAAAAATAAGCTAAAGTTGGAGATTGTATAACTGGTTCAGTCAGAAGTTGGATCACTGATTTAATCACCTGGTCCACGCATCTACAAAAATCCACAAGACTTTCACTGACAATagttaaacatttacttttagctgaattccttgtgtgtgtataaacatggagattaaaaaagaaaatctaactatttcttttttttaatgtttttacactTTGCTCCTAAACCAAAGTGCTCTGTGTggaattgcattttaaaaatgaatgtatatgattttgtgaatgtgtatgttttcctttgtttttttgtctgctaTAGGTGTCCTTGAAATGATGCAGACAAGGATTTCAGCATTGCAGAGTGCCGTGGACAGGTAGCAGTCCTTATTCCTGACATTCTGGATGAGAGCTTGGTGTTTGCATTCAGTTGCTGGTCATCATAAacactctttgtctctctctaccccccacccccaaccctcaCAGGATCAGAACCAAGATCATTGACCCTTATAATAAGATTCTGGTTCGGACTGCCCAGCTTGCAAGATTACAGGTAtcttagttttttttctgtcactgtaTTAGTAACATTTATATCTTTTGTCACTAAAAAAGATCAAAAAGCAAAATTCACTTAAGTTTCATCATATCACTGGCAACCAAGCACAAAGGATTacttttaatttagttttttagtttttcagaCTGGCAGTTTTTGCACAGACACTTAAGTGCAGGTGTGTACAAGCCATGCTATTCCCCTATTAGCAGTTCAGTACAGATTTATAATACTGCCCATAGGACAGACGGTTCAGTACAGAGAAACACGCTACCCTGGGTTTAAGAGCCCTTTTCTACTCTTTGTAGTCACTGTTGTAATATGATATTATGATGGTGATAGTGATAGTTTTCAGTTTGTTCTAATTCAGGTTACATCCTCGGGGCTTTGTGGTTGGCTTTAACTCCTTTCtactttcatatttattttgtgaatgcATGTAATTAGGCCATAATAAGAACACTTTTATTCacgtgaataaaaaaaaaaaattggactCGATGCTGGGTTGAAAAAAGCTGTCGGACCattattttttcctttacttcctatttgattagaaaaagaaaataatgaggTTTCAAAGTTTTTTAATGTTCCTTCTGAAAATGTCAATATgttgtat
Encoded here:
- the LOC113587106 gene encoding tRNA-dihydrouridine(20a/20b) synthase [NAD(P)+]-like isoform X1, with amino-acid sequence MDLFETGKIVRVCAPMVRYSKLAFRSLVRKYDCDICFTPMIVADDFLRSGKARDSELTTNNGDRPLIIQFAARDALTLAKAACVVAPFSDGVDLNCGCPQRWAMAEGYGACLINKPQLVKDMVRQVRIQVDNPNYAVSIKIRVHRDVRKTVDLCQKAEAAGVSWITVHGRTPDERHQPVHHDAIRTIKDSLTIPVIANGDIRNLQDMESMHELTGVDGVMSARGLLANPALFAGFESTPLQCLWDWVDIALQHGTPFACFHHHLIYMLERITSQPERKIFNSLSSTSAIIDYLQNTYGSIES